In Impatiens glandulifera unplaced genomic scaffold, dImpGla2.1, whole genome shotgun sequence, a single genomic region encodes these proteins:
- the LOC124917607 gene encoding uncharacterized protein LOC124917607 has product MSPSSRDRPRAQDTPEIALAGVSSSAGENENQVSSAEETIEINLNSGEDPQIVLIGQNLDENERHHLVELLKLNKYIFAWFYKSMSDIDPKIVQHQWVVNVVPVAKKDGKIRVFVNYSDLNKASPKDNFPLPHIDVLVDHAAGHELLSFMDGFSSYNQVLMASKDKEKITFIIEVDTFCYRVMPFGLKNAGATYQRAVTTILHDMIHKEVEVYVDDMIVKFRNQAGHIRGIEVDPSKIAAITAMPTPRNEREVRGFLGKIQYISLFISKLTSTCDPLFKLLKKDQRFIWSDACQHAFDKVKAYLQSPPILMSPRPGVPLILYLTVTESSMGSMLAQENENKEEVAVYYLSKRMTSYELNYSSVEKVCWALAWVTKRLRHYMQAHPIKLVSRLDPIRFLFQRTLLSLRLAKWMMMISEYDITYTVQKSIKGSIVADFLADQPITVGDDDEEMAFPDDEIMGRQGYDIGILLIDPTGTYNPTSVKLSYSVTNNEAEYEACIVGIKLASEKRISRLEVIGDSNLVISQANGDWQVKGDNLKPYHSFLMRLIAKFESVVFIHAPRSQNHFADALATLAAMTQIPEGIKIKPLKIQQRCNRIYEKLVVANTSISSKPWFEPIQSYIERGEYPAHFQKKERRALRQFATSYVVVAGRLYRRSFDGQNMLCVDQAESTTIMEEVHAGNCGSHMNGMALAKKVLRLGYFWQNLEQDCIAFVKTCHQCQIYANLKHTPASHLYNMTSPWPFSTWGIDIIGKIHPHASNGHEFISVAIDYFTKWVEASSFKILKSSHVAKFIRNNIISRYGVPHSMISDNGRHFQGNVLELLREFKIEHHKSSPYRPQTNGAVEAANKNVISILKKTTQTYRDWHEKLPYALWGYRTTAWTSTGETPYSLVYGMEAVQPIELELPTLRVLLESHVIEEDWLKSRYDQLSLMEDRRLDALCKTQAYQQRMARAFNKKVKPRHLVVGDLVLRKTRELQDPRGKFQPPWEGPFIIKQIFSGGAVRLATLDGDECSSPFNLDTLKKYYS; this is encoded by the exons AAAATGAGAATCAAGTCTCTTCTGCGGAAGAAactattgaaattaatttgaattcggGAGAGGATCCACAAATTGTCTTGATAGGCCAAAACCTAGATGAAAACGAGCGTCATCATCTAGTTGAGCTGTTGAAGCTTAACAAATACATATTTGCATGGTTCTATAAAAGCATGTCGGACATTGACCCCAAAATTGTCCAACATC AATGGGTCGTCAATGTGGTCCCCGTGGCTAAGAAAGATGGAAAAATTCGTGTGTTCGTGAACTACAGTGATCTCAACAAAGCTAGCCCTAAAGATAATTTCCCACTCCCACACATTGACGTGTTGGTTGACCACGCGGCTGGTCATGaactcctatcattcatggatgGTTTCTCAAGCTATAATCAAGTTTTGATGGCATCCAAGGACAAAGAAAAGATTACTTTTATCATTGAAGTTGACACCTTTTGCTACCGTGTAATGCCTTTCGGGCTAAAGAACGCTGGAGCCACGTATCAGAGGGCGGTCACCACTATTCTCCAcgacatgatccacaaggaagtcGAAGTCTACGTCgatgatatgattgtcaaattCAGGAATCAAGCGGGACACATT AGAGGAATAGAAGTCGACCCTAGCAAAATTGCAGCCATCACGGCCATGCCAACACCCCGGAACGAGCGAGAGGTTCGAGGATTTCTAGGGAAAATCCAGTACATTAGTCTCTTCATAAGTAAACTCACTTCCACTTGTGATCCTCTCTTCAAGCTTCTGAAGAAGGATCAAAGATTCATCTGGAGTGACGCTTGTCAACATGCCTTTGATAAGGTGAAAGCCTATCTACAATCCCCGCCTATCCTCATGTCTCCAAGGCCGGGAGTTCCTTTGATTCTTTATCTCACCGTCACCGAGTCATCCATGGGGAGCATGTTGGCCCAAGAGAACGAGAACAAGGAGGAAGTAGCTGTCTACTATCTCAGCAAGAGGATGACCAGTTATGAGTTGAATTATTCTTCTGTGGAAAAAGTCTGTTGGGCACTAGCCTGGGTAACGAAGAGGTTGCGCcactacatgcaagcccacccAATCAAGCTAGTGTCAAGACTCGATCCCATTCGTTTCTTGTTTCAAAGAACTCTTCTTTCGCTGCGTCTtgctaaatggatgatgatgatttcagaATATGACATCACATATACCGTGCAAAAGTCAATCAAGGGGAGCATAGTGGCTGATTTCCTAGCTGATCAACCAATCACCGTTGGAGACGATGACGAAGAGATGGCCTTTCCAGATGATGAGATCATG GGCAGACAGGGTTACGACATTGGTATCCTTTTGATCGATCCTACTGGCACGTATAATCCTACTTCTGTTAAGTTGAGTTATAGTGTCACCAACAACGAAGCTGAGTACGAAGCATGCATTGTTGGGATCAAGTTAGCCAGCGAGAAGAGGATTAGCAGATTGGAGGTTATTGGAGACTCGAATCTTGTAATTTCACAAGCCAATGGAGATTGGCAGGTCAAAGGCGACAATCTTAAACCTTATCATTCTTTCCTCATGCGTTTAATCGCCAAATTCGAAAGTGTTGTTTTCATCCATGCTCCAAGGAGTCAGAATCATTTCGCTGACGCCCTTGCAACTCTCGCGGCAATGACTCAAATTCCCGAAGGAATCAAGATCAAGCCACTCAAAATCCAACAGAGGTGCAATCGCATCTATGAGAAACTAGTGGTTGCTAACACTAGTATCTCAAGCAAACCTTGGTTCGAGCCCATTCAATCATATATCGAAAGGGGGGAATACCCTGCCCACTTTCAGAAGAAAGAGCGTCGCGCTCTCCGTCAATTTGCCACTAGCTATGTGGTTGTGGCAGGACGTCTCTATCGACGATCTTTTGATGGACAAAACATGCTTTGTGTAGATCAGGCGGAGTCTACTACCATCATGGAAGAAGTGCATGCTGGGAATTGCGGTTCCCACATGAATGGCATGGCTCTTGCTAAGAAAGTTCTTCGGCTAGGCTACTTTTGGCAGAACTTGGAACAGGATTGCATTGCGTTCGTCAAGACGTGTCACCAGTGTCAAATTTATGCTAATCTAAAACATACTCCCGCTTCTCACCTCTATAACATGACTTCTCCATGGCCATTCTCTACATGGGGAATAGACATCATTGGGAAAATCCACCCCCACGCGTCCAATGGCCATGAATTCATCTCGGTTGCTATCGACTATTTTACCAAGTGGGTTGAGGCTTCTTcgttcaaaatcctcaaatcctCCCACGTGGCAAAGTTCATTCGCAATAATATCATTAGTCGATACGGGGTTCCCCATTCGATGATTTCTGATAATGGGCGACACTTTCAAGGTAATGTGCTCGAGCTtttgagagaattcaaaatcGAGCATCATAAGTCTTCACCATATCGACCACAAACCAACGGGGCAGTCGAGGCTGCTAACAAGAACGTGATCTCAATCTTGAAGAAAACCACACAAACATATAGGGATTGGCATGAGAAGCTACCCTATGCTCTATGGGGTTACCGAACCACCGCTTGGACTTCTACAGGCGAAACTCCTTATTCGTTGGTATATGGCATGGAGGCAGTTCAACCCATTGAGTTGGAATTGCCTACTCTCAGGGTTCTTTTGGAGAGCCACGTCATCGAGGAAGATTGGCTGAAGTCCAGATACGACCAACTATCACTCATGGAGGACCGGAGGCTAGATGCCCTATGCAAGACACAAGCTTATCAACAACGCATGGCAAGGGCGTTCAACAAGAAGGTCAAGCCTAGGCATCTTGTTGTAGGAGACCTTGTTCTTAGAAAGACCCGAGAGCTGCAGGACCCTAGAGGAAAATTTCAGCCGCCATGGGAGGGACCTTTCATCATCAAGCAGATTTTTTCAGGTGGAGCTGTTCGCCTCGCCACTCTCGATGGCGATGAGTGTTCATCACCCTTTAATCTTGACACGCTCAAGAAATACTATTCCTGA